TTCTGCCCCCTTTATTGAATTGATCGCCGCAACAGGCGTGGTTGAACAAGAAGCTGCAAAAGCATGGTATAGCCTCGATGAGAATATTTACCATTATGATGATGCCAAACGAGTAGAAATGGTAGCATTACCATCACTCGATTATCAGATCACAACATTGATCGATTTTAATAGTCCTGTTTTAGGTACCCAACATGCCGGCTTAAAAACCATCAAAGATTTTAGAACTGAGATTGCACCCTGCAGAACTTTCTGCTTCCTGCATGAACTTGAAATGTTATTGGATCATGATCTCATCAAAGGTGGCGATATCAATAATGCCATCGTAGTCGTAGACAAACCGGTGACAGATGAGGAGATGGAAAGACTTGCAAAAGTTTTTAAACGTGATAAGATCGAAGTAAAAAGTGAAGGCTATCTCAACAACCTAGAATTACGATTCCCGAATGAGCCTGCACGACATAAGCTATTGGATGTAGTAGGTGATCTGGCCTTGATCGGCTATCCTATCAAAGCAAGAATCATTGCGAATCGTCCCGGACATAGCAGCAACGTAGAATTCGCAAAGAAGATCAAACAATATATCAAGAAGAATAAGCATGTTAAGGATGTTCCTGTTTATGATCCTACCATGCCTCCAATATTTCCGCTTGAAAAAATCGAAAAAACATTACCACATCGTCACCCCTTCTTATTGGTGGATAAGATCATTGAACTAACCGATACCTATATTGTGGGTGTGAAAAATGTCACTTTCAATGAATGGTTCTTTCCGGGTCATTTTCCGGGAAACCCTGTAATGCCGGGTGTACTTCAGATCGAAGCATTGGCGCAAACAGGTGGTATCCTGTGTATCAATTCAATGCCGGAAGGACAATATGATACTTACTTCTTAAAAATTGATAACTGTAAATTCAAACAAATGGTTCGTCCGGGAGACACCATGTTATTGAAAATGGAATTTACAGGACCGATCCGCAGAGGCATTTGTGAAATGAGAGGTACTGTGTATGTTGGTGGTAAAGTTGCCACTGAAGCCGACCTCGTTGCTCAAATTGTAAAAAGATCTTAAACTCCTTACAACACCTTATTATCTACAACAGAACCTGCAAATAATGACACATCCATATACATATATAGATCCCAATGCAAGACTTGCACCCAATGTTAAAATTGATCCCTTCACTGTAATCCATGGTGATGTTCAAATTGGAGAAGGCACTTGGATCGGCAGTAATGTTA
Above is a genomic segment from Sediminibacterium sp. KACHI17 containing:
- a CDS encoding bifunctional UDP-3-O-[3-hydroxymyristoyl] N-acetylglucosamine deacetylase/3-hydroxyacyl-ACP dehydratase, producing MDNHFNPDKQHTLNSAVSISGTGLHTGVLVDMTLKPANPGFGIQFQRIDLPSQPVIKADCDLVTDTSRGTTLQVGDAKVSTVEHVLAALVGMGVDNVLIELNGPEIPIMDGSSAPFIELIAATGVVEQEAAKAWYSLDENIYHYDDAKRVEMVALPSLDYQITTLIDFNSPVLGTQHAGLKTIKDFRTEIAPCRTFCFLHELEMLLDHDLIKGGDINNAIVVVDKPVTDEEMERLAKVFKRDKIEVKSEGYLNNLELRFPNEPARHKLLDVVGDLALIGYPIKARIIANRPGHSSNVEFAKKIKQYIKKNKHVKDVPVYDPTMPPIFPLEKIEKTLPHRHPFLLVDKIIELTDTYIVGVKNVTFNEWFFPGHFPGNPVMPGVLQIEALAQTGGILCINSMPEGQYDTYFLKIDNCKFKQMVRPGDTMLLKMEFTGPIRRGICEMRGTVYVGGKVATEADLVAQIVKRS